In one window of Streptomyces sp. NBC_01224 DNA:
- a CDS encoding SulP family inorganic anion transporter has product MGREVAASFVVFLVALPLCVGVATASGVPAELGLVTGIVGGLVVGCLPGSSLQVSGPAAGLTVLVHEAVSAYGITVVGVIVLAAGVLQLAMGLARIGGWFRAVSVAVVQGMLAGIGLVLIAGQLYAMADATSPSTGPAKITGLPGLFTGAVGSFEAQAALALGATTIAVMTVWRHLPHAVRRVPSPLAGVGVATGLAVLSDAPVAKIEVQGVFQAIQPPTADAFGQLAGVSLVGTVLAFALIASAESLFSAAAVDRLHDGPRTDYDKELVAQGVGNTVCGMLGTLPLTAVIVRSAANVQAGAHTKASRVLHGVWLLLFAAILPSALSAVPLASLAGVLIYSGGKLIPVRQWRGLWREQRGEAVILVATAASIVVVNMFEGVLIGLAFAVAKTAWDTSHLRLEVSDQGSGPVKVYMIGNATFLRLPKMLDALEALPRNRSVEIDLTGLRHLDHACRTALSTWAEPRNEGRTQPVTVIDAS; this is encoded by the coding sequence GTGGGACGTGAGGTAGCGGCGTCCTTCGTCGTCTTCCTCGTGGCGCTTCCCCTGTGCGTCGGAGTGGCGACTGCGTCCGGCGTTCCGGCTGAACTCGGCCTGGTCACCGGCATTGTCGGCGGGCTGGTGGTCGGCTGCCTGCCTGGCAGCAGCCTGCAGGTGAGCGGCCCGGCGGCCGGCCTGACAGTGCTGGTCCACGAGGCGGTCAGCGCTTACGGCATCACCGTGGTGGGGGTGATTGTCCTGGCGGCAGGCGTACTGCAGCTGGCCATGGGCCTCGCACGCATCGGAGGATGGTTCCGGGCAGTCTCTGTCGCCGTCGTACAAGGAATGCTCGCCGGAATCGGACTTGTGCTGATCGCCGGTCAGCTCTACGCGATGGCGGACGCGACGTCACCGAGTACAGGCCCGGCAAAGATCACCGGCCTACCGGGACTGTTCACGGGAGCAGTGGGCTCCTTCGAGGCACAGGCCGCACTCGCACTCGGGGCCACAACCATCGCGGTGATGACCGTGTGGAGACATCTGCCGCACGCTGTACGACGAGTACCGTCTCCGCTCGCTGGGGTGGGTGTGGCCACCGGATTGGCGGTTCTGTCCGACGCCCCTGTGGCGAAGATCGAAGTGCAGGGGGTGTTCCAGGCCATTCAGCCTCCGACCGCAGACGCCTTCGGGCAGTTGGCCGGGGTGAGTCTGGTCGGCACCGTGCTCGCCTTTGCCCTGATCGCCTCGGCGGAAAGCCTGTTCAGCGCAGCGGCGGTGGACCGGCTGCACGACGGGCCGCGTACCGACTACGACAAGGAGCTCGTTGCCCAGGGCGTCGGAAACACGGTCTGCGGGATGCTCGGCACCCTGCCGTTGACGGCAGTCATCGTGCGCAGCGCGGCCAACGTCCAGGCAGGTGCGCACACCAAGGCTTCCCGTGTACTGCACGGCGTCTGGCTTCTGCTGTTCGCTGCGATTCTGCCGTCCGCCCTCTCCGCGGTGCCGCTCGCCTCACTGGCCGGGGTCCTGATCTACTCGGGCGGCAAGCTGATCCCCGTCAGGCAATGGCGCGGACTGTGGCGCGAACAGCGCGGAGAGGCCGTGATCCTCGTAGCAACGGCAGCCTCGATCGTCGTGGTCAACATGTTCGAAGGCGTGCTGATCGGTCTGGCGTTCGCCGTGGCCAAGACTGCTTGGGACACCTCCCACCTGCGCTTGGAGGTGTCCGATCAGGGCAGTGGGCCGGTCAAGGTGTACATGATCGGCAATGCCACCTTTCTGCGACTGCCGAAGATGCTGGACGCGTTGGAGGCACTGCCCCGAAACCGCAGCGTGGAAATCGACCTGACGGGCCTGCGCCACCTTGACCACGCATGCCGCACTGCATTGTCCACATGGGCGGAGCCGCGCAATGAAGGACGCACCCAACCGGTCACCGTCATCGATGCCTCATGA